From a region of the Impatiens glandulifera chromosome 4, dImpGla2.1, whole genome shotgun sequence genome:
- the LOC124933777 gene encoding sugar transport protein 8-like, with protein sequence MAGGTIETTYKSKVTGYILGCWILAAFGGMMFGYDIGISGGVTSMDDFLIKFFPRVHEKKQHVLEDNYCKYDDELLQLFTSSLYLAALVASFFASKICTICGRKPTILFASGFFIVSSLISCFGSELWMLIFARILFGIGVGFGNEAVPLFLSEVAPVQHRGAVNILFQLFVTIGILIANLVNYVTATIHPNGWRVSLGLAGVPALILFFGSLIITETPTSLLERGKDEEGKKALKKIRGVDDVDEEFEQIKEACDHAKLIKKPFKKLMQRSSMPPMIIGILMQFFQQITGINAIMFYAPVLFQTVGFKSDASLLSAVVTGLVNVLSTFVSIYAVDKVGRRKLLLQACVQMFICQMAIGVILSLNLKKTGTISGGLGLLVLVLVCLYVMSFAWSWGPLGWLIPSETFPLETRTAGFAFAVGANMLFTFLVAQAFLSMLCHMGANIFFFFSFWIVVMGVFVLFLLPETKGVPIDAITDRVWKVHPVWKKFMDDDDRRDMQMV encoded by the exons atgGCAGGCGGCACCATAGAGACAACTTACAAATCCAAGGTCACCGGTTACATTCTAGGATGTTGGATTCTCGCTGCATTTGGTGGCATGATGTTTGGTTACGACATTGGAATTTCAG GCGGAGTGACATCTATGGATGATTTCTTAATAAAGTTCTTCCCTCGTGTACATGAAAAGAAACAACACGTGTTGGAAGACAATTACTGTAAGTACGACGATGAACTACTTCAACTCTTCACATCATCCCTCTACTTGGCGGCTCTCGTCGCAAGTTTCTTTGCCTCCAAAATCTGCACGATCTGTGGCCGGAAACCCACCATTCTTTTCGCCTCCGGTTTCTTCATTGTCAGTTCCCTCATCAGTTGCTTCGGCTCTGAACTTTGGATGCTCATCTTCGCCAGAATCCTCTTCGGTATCGGCGTTGGTTTCGGCAACGAG GCGGTACCATTGTTTCTATCCGAGGTAGCTCCGGTTCAACACAGGGGAGCGGTTAACATTCTGTTTCAGCTCTTTGTAACAATCGGAATCCTAATTGCCAATCTAGTAAACTACGTCACCGCGACAATCCACCCCAACGGGTGGCGAGTGTCGCTCGGTTTAGCCGGAGTTCCAGCTCTCATCCTCTTCTTCGGATCCTTAATCATAACAGAGACACCAACCAGTTTGTTGGAACGAGGAAAGGACGAGGAAGGAAAGAAAGCTTTGAAGAAAATCCGTGGAGTTGACGATGTAGATGAAGAATTTGAACAGATTAAGGAAGCTTGTGATCACGCAAAACTCATCAAGAAACCGTTCAAGAAGTTGATGCAAAGATCCAGCATGCCGCCTATGATCATTGGAATCCTCATGCAATTCTTCCAACAGATAACCGGTATCAACGCCATTATGTTCTACGCCCCGGTTTTGTTCCAAACTGTCGGTTTCAAGAGCGATGCATCGTTGCTTTCCGCCGTCGTTACTGGTCTAGTAAACGTACTCAGCACTTTCGTTTCGATTTACGCCGTCGACAAGGTCGGCCGTCGCAAGTTACTCCTTCAAGCTTGTGTTCAAATGTTTATTTGTCAG ATGGCAATTGGAGTTATCCTTTCACTTAACTTGAAGAAAACAGGGACAATTTCAGGAGGACTAGGTTTGTTGGTCCTAGTCCTAGTTTGTCTTTACGTGATGTCGTTCGCATGGTCATGGGGTCCTCTCGGGTGGTTAATCCCGAGCGAGACATTCCCACTCGAGACAAGAACAGCTGGTTTCGCATTTGCCGTCGGAGCCAACATGCTATTCACCTTCCTAGTAGCACAAGCCTTCCTTTCAATGCTTTGTCACATGGGAGCaaacattttcttctttttctcgttTTGGATCGTGGTTATGGGAGTATTTGTCCTTTTCTTGTTGCCCGAGACAAAGGGAGTCCCGATCGATGCCATCACCGATAGGGTATGGAAGGTTCACCCCGTATGGAAGAAGTTTATGGATGACGATGATCGTAGGGACATGCAAATGGTGTGA
- the LOC124935791 gene encoding long chain acyl-CoA synthetase 6, peroxisomal-like yields the protein MDSTVHRRLQSIQHHLTSVSITHHSPLLQTNHTSAEFVLDQGYSVVLPEKLQSGKWNVYRSARSPLKLMSRFRDHPEIGTLHDNFVRSSETFKDYKYLGSRIRVDGTVGEYKWMTYGEAGTARTNIGSGLLYNGIQTGASIGLYFINRPEWMIVDHACSAYSYVSVPLYDTLGPDAVKYIVNHGVVQVVFCVPETLNILMSFLSEIPTVRLIVVVGGIDEHIPSLPSTTGVKVISYSRLLKQGHGSPRPFCPPKPDDVATICYTSGTTGTPKGVVLTHGNLIANVAGASLNIKFHHSDIYISYLPLAHIYERANQVLVLYAGASSGFYQGDNLKLMDDMAALRPTILASVPRLYNRIYAGITNAVKSSGGLKEKLFIAAYNAKKQAIMKGKNPSPIWDRLVFNKIREKLGGRVRYMASGASPLSPDVMDFLRICFSCQVLEGYGMTETSCVISIMDDGDNLSGHVGSPNPSCEIKLVDVPEMNYTSEDQPYPRGEICVRGPIIFQGYYKDEVQTKEVIDEDGWLHTGDIGLWSSGGRLKIIDRKKNIFKLAQGEYIAPEKIENVYAKCKFVGQCFVYGDSLNSSLVAIVAVDQDVFRSWAANEGIKYEHPEELCSNPKVKAAVLADMDEVGREAQLRGFEFVKAVKLVLEPFTLENGLLTPTFKIKRPQAKAYFQKYIDEMYVELSSSDPSLNRTNMVAF from the exons ATGGATTCCACCGTTCATCGTCGCCTTCAATCAATCCAACACCACCTCACCTCCGTCTCCATCACTCATCACTCGCCCCTCCTTCAAACAAATCACACTTCCGCCGAGTTCGTTCTCG ATCAAGGTTACAGTGTTGTGCTTCCAGAGAAACTGCAATCTGGAAAATGGAATGTTTATAG ATCTGCACGATCTCCTTTGAAGCTTATGAGCAGGTTTCGTGATCATCCTGAAATTGGGACACTGCATGATAATTTTGT GCGATCGAGTGAGACTTTCAAAGATTATAAGTACTTGGGTAGCAGAATCCGTGTTGATGGAACAGTTGGAGA GTATAAGTGGATGACATACGGGGAAGCAGGTACTGCGAGGACTAACATCGGTTCTGGTCTGTTGTATAATGGCATCCAAACT GGTGCTTCAATTGGATTGTATTTCATTAACAGGCCTGAGTGGATGATTGTTGATCATGCTTGTTCAGCATACTCGTATGTATCGGTTCCTCTTTACGACACTCTTG GTCCTGATGCTGTCAAATACATAGTAAACCATGGGGTCGTACAAGTCGTATTTTGTGTTCCCGAAACCTTGAATATC TTAATGAGTTTCTTGTCGGAGATTCCAACTGTACGCCTTATAGTG GTTGTTGGGGGGATAGATGAACACATTCCATCACTTCCTTCAACAACAGGAGTTAAAGTAATATCTTATTCGAGACTCCTTAAACAG gGTCATGGTAGCCCTCGTCCATTCTGCCCACCAAAACCAGATGATGTTGCTACTATTTGCTATACAAGCGGTACAACTGGAACACCTAAG GGGGTTGTGTTGACACATGGAAATTTGATTGCCAATGTAGCTGGGGCAAGCCTTAATATCAAATTCCATCATTCAGATAT TTATATATCTTATCTTCCTCTGGCGCACATATATGAGAGGGCAAACCAAGTCCTGGTGCTGTATGCTGGAGCTTCATCTGGTTTCTACCAGGGG GACAATTTGAAGTTGATGGATGACATGGCTGCTTTAAGGCCCACTATATTGGCCAGTGTTCCTCGGTTATACAATCGGATATATGCTGG CATTACTAATGCCGTGAAATCATCTGGTGGTTTGAAAGAGAAGCTATTTATTGCTGCATACAATGCTAAGAAGCAAGCTATAATGAAAG GCAAGAATCCTTCTCCGATTTGGGACAGATTGGTGTTCAACAAAATACGGGAAAAGCTTGGAGGGAGAGTACGTTATATGGCTTCTGGTGCCTCGCCCTTATCTCCCGATGTCATGGACTTCTTGAGGAT ATGTTTTAGTTGTCAAGTTTTGGAGGGATATGGAATGACTGAAACTTCATGCGTTATTAGTATTATGGATGACGGTGACAATTTGTCGGGTCATGTTGGCTCTCCAAATCCTTCCTGTG AAATAAAGCTTGTCGATGTACCAGAGATGAATTATACATCGGAGGATCAGCCATATCCTCGGGGTGAAATCTGCGTGAGGGGGCCAATTATCTTCCAAGGTTATTACAAAGACGAAGTGCAAAC AAAAGAAGTAATTGATGAAGATGGCTGGCTTCACACGGGAGATATAGGACTTTGGTCTTCTGGAGGtcgtttgaaaataattgatag GAAGAAGAACATATTTAAGTTAGCGCAGGGAGAGTACATAGCTCCGGAGAAAATTGAGAACGTATATGCTAAATGCAAATTTGTCGGCCAATGCTTTGTTTATG GTGACAGTCTGAACTCATCGTTAGTAGCAATTGTGGCTGTAGATCAGGATGTGTTCAGATCTTGGGCTGCAAATGAAGGCATCAAG TATGAACACCCAGAAGAACTCTGCAGTAACCCAAAAGTTAAGGCTGCCGTGTTGGCTGACATGGACGAGGTTGGAAGGGAAGCTCAG ttGAGAGGATTTGAATTTGTTAAGGCAGTGAAATTGGTGCTTGAGCCATTTACTCTGGAGAATGGTCTTCTTACTCCAACTTTCAAG ATAAAAAGGCCTCAAGCAAAGGCGTATTTTCAGAAATATATAGACGAAATGTATGTCGAATTATCGTCGTCCGATCCTTCCCTAAATAGAACCAATATGGTTGCTTTCTAG